In Pangasianodon hypophthalmus isolate fPanHyp1 chromosome 29, fPanHyp1.pri, whole genome shotgun sequence, one genomic interval encodes:
- the ash1l gene encoding histone-lysine N-methyltransferase ASH1L isoform X2, whose amino-acid sequence MDQRTQGGPTTPPPLPANTLPVECEKEGGGGKKDDEDEKRKWEKERDAVPAVPCNSESGAGDQQQQQSPQFSVKETSYSEGNVKLKIGLQAKRMKKPPKILENYVCRPAFRATVRHGSRGGGRGSRRVGPADGSGNNPSVPHIKEAEKDPTVNPGAPQSSGVPSSTAPTPSLPPSTSTSPETPVNGNTPAKRGPPKLACKSEGKADVKSLASSEKTLNSHCPVSDSKSHSSGKKSLVPQTNPPAPSLLTPSPSASPHDPKIDGVTKPPQYPYTDSQREQERGAPNWGTPTVTEKLAQLIATCPPTKCPKPKARKVTPAPAHSSSPPLISNLQRPERAMANRNTYSRVAHLAPPPPVSRPPGRPYGSRNKDSILEKLSGIPRKEEAGGLSKEITSSNSNGSNNIPAVSYSNSRLTTNNDSNDDDNSNGIKSQSRLGQHSSTPSLFSSSLERIGSGISHQVMPSSLGSRISASPSQTEEPTDREKERDKDIFNLREISKGSSPALSGKQDTKEKGPFSVPRAERGKSLSPPKRSPAQESHASGEHSPAETTKRTASPSIPTGSSSSLSPLCDDHDHDHDPASPGSPAEQESKPLKKRRGRRPRWTKAVSRTQRAIEDASPSQNKSTTLPTDLSSSPPIRRPVGRPPNANRVLPIVSELYSPPPKKRGRPKSKMPTLDAPTRGRLPLKVTPTKVYSMSKEEQDPPVLHPEVDLNPPKPMPRKRGRPKRLPPTLPQETQPPTLAPESGDTVAGDKGFHNKGNGQLIMKTIIGKINKMKTVKRKRFLSQILLGSGSGTEPEVTKSTGMSGTVASASQSLSTLAATFGGKLGPQINVSKKGTIYMGKRRGRKPKAPANNSPGAPTPPPEPFLTPNTSSPHHSHQSLASQNQQNQIPPSDIFPSPSLSQSSGGQSPISDASFVDPGSVHLMSHSHCSHHSFSFTPPTLSAPSPRSLGGSTSSHSSQKKPSCRGHHHHHHHYRHYHCRKLSPPRPLLPTSPAPLSELKEATPSPVSESHSEETVPSDSGIGTDNNSTSDRGEKAGSASGLAGLGVSQSMTNGLLMPGMMGSSVGLGVGHNPRGSRRHSSTVLLDCPSPTPSPLGERSSADPRRPHPLAPASALVGHKEKHKHKCKRRGHGCPGYDKLKRQKRKRKKKYLQLRSRRQDPDFLAELDEICVRLCGIRISHRTPALRLGSSLGLGAGTAGTSHGAGLGSTRAGSSIGGGNNPTSHHYLHRDLLPTIFRINFSGYYSPHPAYPCDSLHYVRKPDLKKKRGRPPKLRESMSEVPFVPGLGFPLTSGGFYHPSYGVPYSSAPLGLGYYRGYPPASALYPHPHHQVPHSAPSHHGHHSPSFPPPPPPSYVHHHHHPPHLLLNPSKFHKKKHKLLRQEYLSGGRSAVLYPPMSSELSFSWHHKHKHRHKHRDRCGEEEGDDGGGVGSGGGGRNGGEGMGAGRGDRGRRGGSMESLKQCGYGPDGSADSSANKQATATSGNSPSSSSSSSAERYKQKEASMSCLVPSRLSLGQGSRGHHPSDSWFRIGSYDVDYSKLSHNQTLGQGAFSDGHVHNSMGCSDSEDEDHTSPNEEQDSGSHHTNLFASALTRTSLKCNQGRKGGSSEGSSLTRLDRSLRKDLSTSAERRESGNCGIQTRYSQFSAPDFSEAPPHRHHHHTPLSVSHSSSCVSTCGLEQPGGSPSARSSQPACCLDSSPSRPSQRSAPPPPKNNLHHVNKILRAKKLQRQARTGNNMVKKRGPGRPRKNPLPSPSALPPTSPPPPEPEPEKHTKEWEEDTVTDAIESVIQRQKRKGRKRKRWDRDRDENGEDEDETVHEREEEEEEEARPEAREEEAVTRAQPAGGKGWLAHEEMQSFQSAVEGKSDGHSSPERTGPAPMVQAPPTSVTTQREKKAARPPKKKFQKAGLYSDVYKTDDPRGQLLQLKKEKLEYIPGEHEYGLLPAPIHVGKYLRQKRIDFQLPYDILWLWKHDQLYKRPDVPLYKKIRSNVYVDVKPLSGYEATTCNCRCPENQSAKGCLDDCLNRMIFAECSPSTCPCGEQCDNQRIQRHEWVQCLERFRTEGKGWGIRTKEALRSGQFIIEYLGEVVSEQEFRSRMMEQYFAHSGQYCLNLDSGMVIDSYRMGNEARFINHSCEPNCEMQKWSVNGVYRIGLFALRDMDSGTELTYDYNFHSFNTEEQQACMCGSEGCRGIIGGKSQRINGLPGKAGGSGGGARRLGRLKEKRKSKHHLKKREEESSDSSKFFQHLLMKPMSNRERNFVLKHRVFLVRNWEKMRDKRELLKREGEREREKDSSLSQYARWGGVIRDDGNIKSDVFLTQFSALQTSRSVRTRRLAAAEENTEVTRTARLAHIFKEICDMITSYKDSSGQTLAAPLLNLPSKKRNMQYYEKVSDPLDLSTIEKQILTGHYKTVEAFDTDMLKVFRNAEKYYGRKSSVGRDVCRLRKAYYGARHEAAVQIDEIVGETVSEADSSDSMDRDHAHHVNKDDDIIRCICGMYKDEGLMIQCEKCMVWQHCDCMRLEAEVEHYLCEQCDPRPVDREVPMVPQPSYAQSGSIYYICLLRDELLLHQGDCVYLMRDSRRTPEGQPLRQSYRLLSHVNRDKLDIFRIEKLWKNEKGERFAFGHHYFRPHETHHSPSRRFYHNELFRVPLYEIIPLEAVVGTCCVLDLYTYCKGRPKGVKEQDVYICDYRLDKSAHLFYKIHRNRYPVCTKSYAFNHFPKRLTPKRDFSPHHVPDNYKRNGGRSAWKSERSKGVGACDEDPSPSGSCDQLSFSRDAEGRGAGGHTGCNHEESSTALSVLAPPQEQRRPGEDEEEEEDEELGEEEGERREVEESSVEKGGAEASSLSSSPLHLSVLGRREAQRERLNKILLDLLHRTPSKNVIDVTYLLEEGSGRRLRRRTLGLSDFVSRK is encoded by the exons ATGGATCAGAGGACACAAGGAGGGCCCACCACACCACCTCCTCTCCCCGCAAATACCCTACCAGTTGAGTGTGAGAAGGAAGGAGGAGGTGGGAAGAAAGAcgatgaagatgaaaaaaggAAGTGGGAGAAGGAAAGAGATGCGGTGCCGGCTGTTCCCTGCAACTCAGAGAGTGGTGCCGGTgaccaacagcaacagcagtctCCACAGTTCTCTGTCAAAGAGACCAGCTACTCAGAGGGCAATGTCAAACTTAAAATAGGCCTCCAGGCCAAACGAATGAAGAAGCCTCCTAAAATCCTGGAGAACTATGTATGCCGGCCAGCCTTCAGAGCAACGGTTAGACATGGAAGCCGAGGCGGTGGACGAGGCAGTCGTCGAGTGGGACCCGCCGATGGTAGTGGCAACAATCCTAGTGTGCCACATATTAAAGAAGCAGAAAAGGACCCCACTGTAAACCCGGGAGCGCCTCAGTCATCAGGCGTTCCATCCAGTACTGCACCTAcaccttctcttcctccttccaCTTCCACTAGCCCTGAAACGCCTGTGAATGGGAATACCCCAGCTAAAAGA GGTCCTCCGAAGTTGGCTTGCAAGTCAGAAGGAAAGGCAGATGTGAAATCCCTTGCATCTTCAGAAAAAACCCTTAACAGTCACTGCCCTGTATCAGACAGCAAATCACACTCCTCTGGAAAAAAGAGCCTTGTACCCCAAACCAACCCACCTGCTCCTTCACTATTAACTCCTTCCCCCAGTGCATCTCCACATGACCCCAAAATTGATGGAGTCACAAAACCGCCTCAGTATCCTTACACAGATAGCCAGAGGGAGCAAGAAAGAGGAGCTCCAAACTGGGGTACTCCTACAGTCACTGAGAAACTCGCACAGCTTATAGCCACCTGCCCACCTACTAAGTGTCCTAAGCCCAAAGCCCGGAAAGTAACCCCAGCTCCAGCACACAGCAGCTCACCTCCCCTGATCTCCAATTTGCAGCGGCCTGAGCGGGCCATGGCCAACAGGAACACGTATTCCAGAGTAGCTCATCTTGCCCCTCCTCCACCTGTGTCACGGCCCCCAGGTCGTCCATATGGCTCACGAAACAAAGACAGTATCCTGGAGAAGTTATCTGGCATACCTAGAAAAGAGGAAGCTGGAGGACTTTCAAAAGAGATTACAAGTAGCAACAGTAATGGCAGCAACAACATTCCTGCAGTGTCTTATAGCAACAGTCGCTTAACAACGAATAATGATAGCAACGACGATGATAATAGCAATGGAATAAAATCACAGTCTCGTCTTGGGCAACATTCATCCACAccttctcttttctcctcttccttAGAGAGAATAGGGAGTGGGATCAGCCACCAGGTGATGCCTTCCTCACTTGGATCAAGGATCAGTGCAAGCCCCTCACAAACAGAGGAACCCActgatagagagaaagagagggacaaGGACATTTTTAATCTCAGAGAAATAAGTAAAGGATCTTCCCCTGCATTGTCAGGGAAGCAGGACACTAAAGAGAAGGGGCCCTTCTCTGTACCTCGAGCAGAGAGGGGAAAAAGCTTAAGTCCACCTAAACGAAGTCCTGCACAAGAAAGTCATGCTAGTGGAGAACATAGCCCTGCTGAGACCACCAAACGCACTGCTTCTCCTTCTATCCCTACCGGTTCTAGTAGCAGCCTCTCACCACTTTGTGATGACCATGACCATGACCATGACCCTGCATCCCCTGGATCACCAGCAGAACAGGAGTCTAAGCCTCTGAAAAAGCGGAGGGGTCGAAGACCTCGCTGGACTAAGGCAGTCAGTCGCACACAAAGAGCGATAGAAGATGCTTCTCCTAGTCAAAACAAATCCACCACTCTGCCTACAGACCTTTCATCCTCCCCACCCATTCGTCGGCCTGTGGGAAGACCACCCAATGCTAATCGCGTTCTCCCTATTGTCTCTGAGCTCTATTCCCCACCACCCAAGAAAAGAGGCCGGCCTAAGTCCAAAATGCCAACACTGGATGCACCTACACGTGGTCGTTTGCCTCTCaaagtgacacccacaaaagtATACTCCATGTCCAAAGAGGAGCAGGATCCCCCTGTCTTGCACCCAGAGGTGGATCTGAATCCTCCTAAACCCATGCCACGAAAGAGAGGAAGACCGAAACGCTTACCTCCAACCCTGCCACAGGAGACCCAGCCTCCAACACTTGCTCCAGAGTCAGGGGATACTGTGGCTGGTGACAAGGGCTTTCACAACAAAGGCAATGGGCAGCTCATAATGAAGACAATTATAGGCAAGATCAACAAGATGAAGACTGTAAAGCGGAAGAGGTTTCTCAGCCAGATCCTGTTGGGGTCAGGATCGGGAACTGAGCCGGAGGTCACTAAAAGTACAGGCATGTCGGGGACAGTGGCTTCTGCTTCACAGTCTCTCTCAACCCTTGCTGCAACATTTGGTGGTAAACTTGGACCTCAAATCAATGTAAGCAAAAAAGGGACAATATACATGGGTAAAAGAAGGGGCCGCAAGCCAAAAGCACCAGCCAACAATTCACCGGGTGCCCCTACTCCACCACCCGAACCTTTTTTGACCCCAAACACTTCCTCCCCACACCACTCACATCAGTCTTTGGCTTCACAAAACCAGCAAAACCAGATTCCCCCCTCTGACATTTTTCCCTCCCCTTCACTTTCCCAGTCTAGTGGGGGGCAAAGCCCCATCAGCGACGCTAGTTTTGTGGACCCAGGGTCAGTCCACTTGATGTCCCACTCACACTGTAGCCACCACTCATTTTCCTTTACCCCACCAACTCTTTCAGCACCCTCCCCACGTTCCTTAGGAGGTTCCACATCTTCGCACTCCTCTCAGAAGAAGCCTTCTTGCAGAggtcaccaccatcaccaccaccactaccgaCATTACCATTGCCGCAAGCTCTCACCTCCCAGGCCCCTATTGCCTACATCCCCTGCTCCTCTTAGTGAGCTGAAGGAGGCCACACCTTCCCCAGTCAGTGAGTCACACAGTGAGGAGACTGTGCCCAGTGACAGTGGCATTGGAACAGACAACAACAGTACATCAGATCGTGGGGAGAAGGCTGGGAGTGCTAGTGGGCTAGCTGGGTTAGGTGTCTCACAGAGTATGACCAATGGGCTACTAATGCCTGGAATGATGGGGTCATCAGTGGGTCTCGGGGTAGGGCATAACCCCAGAGGCAGTAGGAGACATTCGTCTACTGTACTACTTGATTGTCCTTCACCCACACCATCCCCATTGGGAGAGAGGTCATCAGCTGATCCACGGCGACCACACCCATTGGCTCCTGCTTCAGCACTAGTGGGCCACAAAGAGAAGCATAAACATAAGTGCAAACGGCGTGGGCATGGATGCCCAGGCTATGATAAGTTGAAAAGGCAGAAACGCAAACGCAAGAAGAAGTACTTGCAGCTGCGTTCACGGAGACAGGATCCTGACTTCCTGGCCGAGCTTGATGAGATATGCGTACGGCTTTGTGGAATACGAATTTCACACCGCACACCTGCTCTTCGTCTGGGCAGCAGTCTGGGTCTCGGTGCAGGAACAGCTGGCACAAGTCATGGAGCTGGTTTGGGTAGTACCAGAGCAGGCAGTAGCATTGGCGGTGGCAACAACCCCACATCTCATCATTACCTCCATAGAGACCTTTTACCCACGATCTTCAGGATCAACTTTAGTGGGTACTACTCACCCCACCCAGCCTACCCATGCGATTCCCTGCACTATGTCCGTAAGCCTGATCTTAAGAAAAAGCGTGGAAGGCCCCCCAAGCTTCGAGAGTCAATGTCAGAGGTGCCTTTTGTTCCTGGGCTAGGGTTCCCCCTTACCAGTGGAGGGTTCTATCACCCTTCTTATGGAGTTCCGTACTCCTCAGCCCCGCTTGGACTTGGTTATTATCGGGGCTATCCCCCAGCAAGTGCACTGTATCCCCACCCTCACCACCAGGTTCCACATTCTGCCCCATCTCACCATGGCCACCATAGCCCTTCCTTCcctccgcctcctcctccttcatatgttcatcatcatcatcaccctccCCACCTGCTTCTCAACCCTTCTAAGTTCCACAAGAAAAAACATAAGCTTCTACGACAAGAGTATCTCAGTGGGGGACGTTCAGCAGTGCTGTATCCTCCTATGTCTTCTGAACTGTCATTTAGCTGGCaccacaaacacaagcacagacATAAACATCGTGACCGCTGTGGTGAGGAAGAGGGCGATGATGGTGGAGGAGTTGGTAGTGGTGGAGGAGGGAGAAATGGAGGCGAAGGCATGGGAGCAGGAAGAGGGGACCGAGGGAGAAGAGGGGGAAGCATGGAATCACTCAAGCAGTGCGGGTATGGACCGGATGGCTCAGCTGACTCCAGTGCTAACAAGCAGGCAACTGCCACCTCTGGAAACTCCCCCTCTTCCTCCTCGTCATCTTCAGCAGAAAGGTACAAGCAGAAAGAAGCCTCTATGTCCTGTCTGGTGCCTTCAAGACTATCCTTGGGCCAAGGGAGTCGGGGGCACCATCCTTCGGACTCATGGTTCAGGATTGGCAGCTACGACGTTGATTACTCCAAACTCTCCCACAATCAGACCCTTGGGCAGGGGGCATTCTCTGATGGACATGTGCATAACTCAATGGGTTGCTCAGACAGTGAGGATGAAGATCACACTTCACCAAATGAGGAACAGGACTCGGGCTCCCACCACACAAACCTTTTTGCTTCAGCCCTCACTCGGACTTCTCTTAAGTGTAATCAGGGCAGGAAAGGTGGGAGCTCAGAGGGCTCAAGTCTGACGCGTTTGGACAGATCACTAAGGAAAGATCTCTCCACATCTGCTGAGAGGAGAGAGTCAG GAAACTGTGGTATACAGACACGATACAGTCAATTCAGCGCACCCGATTTTTCGGAGGCTCCTCCCCACAGACATCATCACCAtactcctctgtctgtctcccacTCGTCCTCCTGCGTCTCTACCTGTGGCCTGGAGCAGCCAGGAGGAAGTCCGTCTGCGCGCTCTTCACAGCCTGCATGCTGCTTGGACTCCTCCCCTTCCCGTCCTTCCCAACGTTCAGCCCCACCTCCTCCCAAGAACAACTTGCATCATGTCAACAAGATCCTCCGGGCCAAGAAGCTGCAGAGGCAGGCGCGCACAGGAAATAACATGGTTAAGAAAAGGGGACCGGGGCGGCCCCGCAAGAATCCGCTACCCTCTCCATCAGCATTGCCTCCAACGTCACCTCCACCTCCGGAGCCCGAACCCGAGAAGCATACTAAAGAATGGGAGGAAGACACAGTTACAGATGCAATCGAGTCTGTTATACAGAGGCAAAAACGAAAGGGCCGGAAGAGGAAGCGCTGGGATAGGGACAGGGATGAAAACggagaggatgaggatgagacaGTGCATGAgagggaggaagaagaggaagaggaagcaaGGCCAGAGGCCAGAGAGGAGGAGGCGGTGACACGGGCACAACCAGCAGGAGGGAAAGGATGGCTGGCACATGAGGAGATGCAAAGCTTTCAAAG TGCTGTGGAAGGAAAATCTGATGGCCACTCCTCCCCTGAACGCACAGGTCCAGCCCCCATGGTACAAGCTCCACCCACATCAGTGACTACCCAACGGGAGAAAAAAGCTGCTAGGCCACCCAAGAAGAAATTTCAGAAGGCTGGCCTTTATTCCGATGTGTACAAGACAGATGA TCCTCGTGGTCAGCTGCTACAGCTAAAGAAGGAGAAGTTGGAGTATATTCCAGGTGAACATGAGTATGGCCTGCTTCCTGCTCCTATTCATGTTG gGAAGTATTTGAGACAGAAGCGCATAGATTTCCAGTTGCCTTATGACATCCTGTGGCTTTGGAAACATGACCAG CTGTATAAGAGACCGGATGTCCCTCTCTACAAGAAAATAAGATCCA ATGTATATGTTGACGTAAAGCCGCTCTCAGGCTATGAAGCCACGACCTGTAACTGCAGGTGCCCTGAGAACCAAAGTGCTAAGGGCTGCTTGGATGACTGCCTTAACAG gatgaTTTTTGCCGAGTGTTCCCCCAGCACTTGCCCATGTGGAGAGCAGTGTGATAATCAGCGAATCCAGAGGCATGAGTGGGTTCAGTGTCTGGAGCGTTTCAGGACAGAAGGAAAGGGCTGGGGCATCCGCACTAAAGAGGCACTGCGTTCTGGCCAGTTCATCATCGAGTACCTCGGAGAGGTGGTCAGCGAGCAGGAGTTCAG GAGTCGAATGATGGAGCAGTACTTCGCTCACAGCGGTCAGTACTGTCTAAATCTGGACAGTGGTATGGTGATTGACAGCTATCGCATGGGCAACGAGGCGCGCTTCATCAACCACAGCTGTGAGCCCAACTGCGAGATGCAGAAATG GTCAGTGAATGGGGTGTACAGGATCGGACTGTTTGCTCTGAGAGACATGGACAGCGGGACGGAGCTCACTTACGACTACAATTTTCACTCCTTCAACACTGAAGAGCAG CAAGCGTGTATGTGTGGCTCGGAAGGCTGCCGTGGCATCATCGGAGGAAAGAGTCAGCGAATCAACGGCCTTCCTGGCAAAGCGGGAGGATCAGGAGGCGGGGCACGAAGGCTCGGGAGGCTGAAAGAGAAGCGCAAATCAAAGCACCATCTTAAAAAACGG GAGGAGGAGTCCAGCGACAGCAGCAAGTTTTTCCAGCACCTTCTGATGAAGCCGATGTCTAACAGAGAGAG GAACTTTGTCCTGAAGCACCGAGTGTTCCTGGTGCGCAACTGGGAGAAGATGAGGGACAAACGGGAGCTGctgaagagagagggagagagggagcgagagaagGACAGCAGCCTGTCGCAGTACGCCCGGTGGGGAGGTGTCATCCGTGACGACGGCAACAtcaaatcag aCGTGTTCCTGACGCAGTTCTCAGCATTACAGACCTCTCGTTCGGTGCGCACACGCAGACTCGCCGCTGCTGAGGAAAACACCGAAGTCACTCGCACAGCTCGTCTCGCGCACATCTTCAAAGAGATCTGTGACATGATCACCAGCTACAAGg attCCTCAGGCCAAACTCTTGCAGCTCCCCTGCTTAACTTACCTTCAAAAAAGAG gaACATGCAGTACTATGAGAAGGTGTCAGATCCTCTGGACCTCAGTACCATAGAAAAGCAGATCCTCACCGGACATTACAAAACAGTGGAGGCCTTTGACACAGACATGCTCAAGGTGTTCCGCAACGCCGAG AAATACTACGGACGGAAGTCTTCGGTGGGCCGGGACGTGTGCCGGCTGCGTAAGGCGTACTACGGCGCGAGACACGAGGCCGCGGTGCAGATCGACGAGATCGTCGGCGAGACGGTCAGTGAAGCGGACAGCTCCGATTCGATGGACCGCGACCACGCTCACCACGTCAACAAAGATGATGACATCATCCGCTGCATCTGCGGCATGTACAAGGACGAGGGCCTGATGATCCAGTGCGAGAAATGCATG gtctgGCAGCACTGTGACTGCATGCGTTTGGAGGCTGAGGTGGAGCATTATCTTTGTGAGCAGTGTGACCCTCGCCCAGTAGACAGA GAGGTCCCTATGGTGCCTCAGCCCAGTTACGCGCAGTCAGGTTCCATCTACTATATCTGCCTTCTCCGGGACGAGCTGCTGCTACACcagg gtgaCTGTGTGTACCTGATGAGGGATAGCAGGCGCACTCCGGAGGGCCAGCCACTGCGCCAGTCCTATCGCCTCTTGTCCCATGTCAACAGAGACAAACTGGACATCTTCCGCATTGAGAAACTttggaaaaatgaaaa GGGCGAGCGGTTTGCTTTTGGTCATCACTATTTCCGACCTCATGAGACCCACCACTCGCCCTCGCGCCGCTTCTACCATAACGAGCTGTTTCGAGTGCCGCTCTATGAGATCATCCCTCTGGAGGCAGTGGTGGGAACGTGCTGCGTCCTGGACCTTTACACCTACTGCAAGG GTCGGCCGAAAGGCGTGAAGGAGCAGGACGTGTACATCTGCGACTACCGGTTAGACAAATCTGCTCATCTTTTTTACAAAATCCACCGCAACCGCTACCCAGTGTGCACCAAGTCCTACGCCTTCAACCACTTCCCCAAGAGACTCACACCCAAAAGGGACTTCTCA CCTCACCACGTTCCCGACAACTACAAGAGGAACGGCGGACGTTCAGCCTGGAAGAGCGAACGCTCCAAAGGGGTCGGGGCTTGCGATGAAGACCCCTCCCCCAGCGGGTCATGTGACCAGCTGTCCTTCTCAAGAGACGCAGAAGGAAGAGGAGCGGGAGGACACACGGGCTGTAACCACGAGGAGTCCTCCACCGCGCTGTCCGTACTGGCACCACCGCAGGAGCAGCGGAGGCCTGGCGAGGacgaagaagaggaggaggacgaaGAGTTGGGTGAGGAGGAGGGTGAGAggagggaggtggaggaaagCTCCGTGGAGAAAGGAGGAGCAGAGGCGTCCTCGCTCTCCTCTTCACCGCTGCATCTGTCCGTTTTGGGACGGAGGGAAGCACAGAGGGAACGACTCAACAAGATCCTGCTGGACCTTCTGCATCGGACCCCCAGCAAAAACG TTATAGACGTCACTTATCTTCTCGAGGAGGGCTCTGGCCGCCGCCTGCGCAGACGCACACTCGGGCTGAGCGACTTTGTGAGCAGGAAGTGA